The proteins below are encoded in one region of Sebastes fasciatus isolate fSebFas1 chromosome 16, fSebFas1.pri, whole genome shotgun sequence:
- the c16h5orf15 gene encoding keratinocyte-associated transmembrane protein 2: MAMCRKMGRRSICALSLVVLLQLLSSGCLSAPVQTSTEAQSQENKGGDAPSQNPILETVNKNASDTAHSPSLNQKAGNAKPLPSLNETADDAQRPPSPNETTDDAQPPQSPNETTDDAQPPQSLNETTDGAQPPPSLIHNAGQTQLLPSKQSPAASTDHKNPATPAGNDSTTTEAEAPKDSHTTAIGPKTSKEHVDTNPVIIMDTSDKTQPQGPVRNVETVTDEPENLPNQVEATDGPAAPKATPASSPEEMAKPVTEELPSNVLPPSTEQVTEPDLLQTTDKVPAPHIDLDSYTEGGDDDDDDDDDETYSETDIYENNNDDVKDKSVNKIQPDRMEEETHYKGADSYNTEDEDSHFFFHLVILAFLVAIVYITYHNKRKIFLLAQSRRWKDGLCSRNTVEYHRLDQNVNEAMPSLKMTRDYIF, from the exons ATGGCGATGTGTAGAAAGATGGGTCGGAGAAGTATCTGTGCTCTTTCTCTGGTTGTTCTCCTCCAACTGTTATCCAGCGGCTGTCTGTCAGCTCCGGTGCAAACCTCGACGGAAG CACAAAGCCAAGAGAATAAGGGGGGAGACGCACCTTCTCAAAATCCTATTTTGGAGACTGTGAACAAGAACGCAAGCGACACAGCACATTCGCCATCTCTGAACCAGAAGGCAGGTAACGCAAAGCCTCTGCCATCTCTGAACGAGACTGCAGATGACGCACAGCGTCCGCCATCTCCGAACGAGACTACAGATGACGCACAGCCTCCGCAATCTCCGAACGAGACTACAGATGACGCACAGCCTCCGCAATCTCTAAACGAGACTACAGATGGCGCACAGCCTCCGCCATCTCTGATCCATAATGCAGGTCAAACACAGCTTCTGCCATCTAAACAGAGTCCAGCGGCTTCAACAGATCACAAGAACCCTGCAACACCTGCTGGCAATGACTCCACAACAACAGAAGCAGAGGCTCCTAAAGACAGCCACACAACAGCCATTGGACCAAAAACGTCTAAAGAGCATGTGGACACAAATCCAGTCATCATCATGGATACCTCTGATAAAACACAGCCGCAAGGACCTGTCAGAAATGTGGAAACAGTAACAGATGAGCCTGAAAATCTCCCAAACCAAGTTGAGGCAACCGATGGACCTGCTGCTCCTAAAGCCACTCCAGCCTCTAGTCCAGAAGAAATGGCCAAACCTGTAACAGAAGAGCTACCCTCCAACGTTTTGCCCCCGTCGACAGAGCAGGTCACCGAACCAGACCTGCTGCAGACCACTGACAAAGTACCAGCACCTCACATTGATCTGGACAGTTACACAGAAGGGGGcgacgatgacgatgacgacgacgacgacgaaaCCTACAGCGAAACCgacatatatgaaaacaacaacgACGACGTCAAAGACAAGAGCGTGAACAAGATACAGCCAgacaggatggaggaggagaccCATTACAAAGGAGCAGACAGCTACAACACAGAGGACGAGGACTCCCACTTCTTCTTTCATCTGGTCATCCTGGCTTTCCTGGTGGCAATCGTTTACATCACCTATCACAACAAGAGGAAG ATCTTCCTCCTGGCTCAGAGCCGGCGCTGGAAGGACGGTCTGTGTTCCCGCAACACCGTGGAGTACCACCGGCTGGATCAAAACGTCAACGAGGCCATGCCGTCCCTCAAGATGACCCGAGACTACATTTTCTGA
- the vdac1 gene encoding non-selective voltage-gated ion channel VDAC1 has protein sequence MMAVPPTYIDLGKSARDVFTKGYGFGVIKLDLKTKSENGMEFTSTGSANTETSKVAGSLETKYKWQEHGLTLTEKWNTDNTLGTELTLEDQLAKGLKLTFDSSFSPNTGKKSGKVKTGYKCDHINLGCDVNYDINGTAIHGAAVVGYEGWLAGYQMTFEAGRNRITQSNFAVGFKTDEFQLHTNVNDGTEFGGSIYQKVNDQLETAVNLAWTAGNSNTRFGIAAKYQIDPDASFSAKVNNSSLVGLGYTQTLKPGIKLTLSALLDGKNINAGGHKLGLGLEFQA, from the exons atgatggcTGTACCTCCCACCTACATTGACCTTGGAAAGTCTGCCAGGGATGTTTTCACCAAGGGATACG GCTTTGGGGTCATCAAGCTGGACTTGAAAACAAAGTCTGAGAATGGAATG GAGTTCACCAGCACAGGCTCGGCCAACACTGAGACCAGCAAGGTCGCTGGGTCCCTGGAGACCAAGTACAAGTGGCAGGAGCACGGACTGACCCTCACAGAGAAGTGGAACACCGACAACACCCTGGGGACCGAGCTCACCCTTGAAGATCAG TTGGCAAAGGGACTTAAGCTGACGTTCGATTCCTCCTTCTCGCCAAACACCGG CAAGAAGAGCGGGAAGGTCAAGACGGGCTACAAGTGCGACCACATTAACCTCGGCTGCGACGTCAACTACGACATCAACGGTACAGCCATCCACGGCGCAGCGGTGGTGGGCTACGAGGGCTGGCTGGCCGGCTACCAGATGACCTTCGAGGCTGGCAGGAACAGGATCACCCAGAGCAACTTCGCGGTTGGATTCAAGACGGACGAGTTTCAGCTCCATACAAATGT AAATGATGGCACTGAGTTCGGTGGTTCCATCTACCAGAAGGTGAACGACCAACTGGAGACGGCGGTCAACCTGGCCTGGACTGCCGGGAACAGCAACACCCGCTTTGGCATCGCCGCCAAGTATCAGATTGATCCTGATGCGTCTTTCTCT GCCAAGGTGAACAACTCCAGCCTCGTGGGCCTGGGCTACACTCAGACTCTGAAGCCAG gcaTCAAGCTGACACTCTCTGCTCTCCTCGATGGCAAGAACATCAACGCCGGTGGCCACAAACTTGGTCTCGGCCTCGAGTTCCAGGCGTAG